The following are from one region of the Macrobrachium nipponense isolate FS-2020 chromosome 21, ASM1510439v2, whole genome shotgun sequence genome:
- the LOC135198175 gene encoding uncharacterized protein LOC135198175 — MNREWASSVAFSSWFFRTICLFWILAALPPIQDQSANLLGPGARRLYIGVHGLDRDTSGASIQENRALGESESFSSSDDDERFGHQNLPEGEEEPGKGVALQNATKNNTSNNLILRDVIKNQTILNSNGAVENSLEDLDKSDGCETVLENTERMIISIVKRDTMRLNGEGKKLSQRQSYSETVFQDSLTTRRIRHSRHKEAQLEKYLLNQNKEFTGTPKSPSSEVADDEGDIDNSLQNGTPYEMAPWQGYENLDGEFSNAFVSLTNRRARHNHDKRTRKTHSWDQVHKHLEREEVVYKTNYEKPPSTGTPTFVKSAPSKQPKMSKPYSYAGRSHVHPERREMNFKGYHRKIEIEQEVFRDLQEFQSDSNDIPNDLSTLLNTEISNTIEDSTVIKGVSAQDPDRNQAAMMTTVFSSTTTPAPLSIPTTARKRVYNYPKKPKKVLPTVKPYPLYEYEGELPPTATTNNVTVTSPPSQDKSFPTMASNTQGNVTDAESFGNVTTTAETLGDVKEKVRENPDVLDPAFIPPKLPFGPFIPNPKEWEPEEKKDIYQNRVYIPSFKPTYVPFEETGVRKKPSDFLMNVLSPLFGTGKKTIKADDKELLKFDNERSYNEEMFNRVSGSYMPSLTTKSPEAPLEGYPYIPGVRQDKNRIFTSSKLHGGFAYIDRNYNRLESYQLKLQGTEKSPRDQNLVIFGHVANNTLMDTLRNCTLHVTLNLTDHYNIHDLITESNNPLRQLIVYMNLISVSYEGYHLVLERAKRILDYLAINRGGLTVFSVIPTVADSINMTRSQEVKNQLINLNDDVLDYCAQAFPVCYGSTSLTDVLDNLKQTYKKSNQFDVYNSRGSGRKGACDSNEVCGTDTPPVPEDIQLPPSDQEQLRDLTGAVCNSTYHMMVELLVNLPTYDYEDYARAVANVKKESIRVRAQTGLVLHDILPRDLKQYDKNRPPKYEGHATIVYFHVTVLSVDSINEESMTYVADIFLAQSWRDHRLRLPENMTEEYRILDVEWLHNIWRPDCFFKNAKRVTFHEMSVPNHYLWLYHDKTLLYMAKLTLVLSCAMKFEAYPHDTQICSMMIESLSHTTHDLVFKWNETDPLVVNPDIELPQLDISRNNTEDCTLTYSTGNFTCLAVVFNLRRRLGYHLFHTYVPSAITVVMSWISFWIKPEAIPARVTLGVTSLLTLATQNQQSQSSLPPVSYIKAIDVWMSSCTVFVFASLLQFGIVNYFMEAEPLSKDMTGYSVEDLTDLDEKKSEDGRLNGYSRSRSRSRMRSRSPGVPQYVVHRCTGKDIALYIDKFSRLFFPFAFFILNVSYWTTYGTM, encoded by the exons GAATTTGCTTGGTCCTGGTGCGAGGCGTCTCTACATTGGAGTTCACGGTCTTGACAGAGACACATCTGGTGCTAGCATTCAGGAAAACCGAGCGCTGGGGGAAAGCGAAAGCTTCAGTTCTTCAGATGACGATGAAAGGTTTGGGCATCAGAACCTTCCTGAAGGAGAAGAAGAGCCTGGGAAGGGTGTTGCTCTTCAAAATGCCACAAAGAATAATACAAGCAATAACCTGATTTTGAGAGACGTTATCAAGAACCAAACAATTCTTAACTCAAATGGTGCTGTAGAAAATAGCTTAGAAGACTTAGATAAAAGTGACGGATGTGAAACGGTGCTTGAGAACACAGAGAGAATGATAATAAGTATTGTGAAGAGAGACACCATGAGACTAAACGGTGAAGGGAAAAAGTTAAGCCAAAGACAGTCATATTCTGAAACGGTCTTTCAGGATTCACTAACCACTAGAAGGATTAGGCATAGCAGGCACAAGGAAGCACAACTAGAAAAGTACCTCTTAAATCAAAACAAAGAGTTTACCGGTACACCGAAATCTCCTTCCTCTGAGGTTGCTGATGATGAAGGTGACATTGATAACTCATTGCAAAACGGAACCCCATACGAAATGGCCCCCTGGCAAGGGTATGAAAATCTTGATGGTGAATTCAGCAATGCATTTGTTTCACTTACTAATAGGAGGGCAAGACACAACCATGATAAGCGTACAAGGAAAACTCATTCATGGGACCAGGTGCATAAgcacttagagagagaggaagtggttTATAAAACAAACTATGAAAAGCCTCCCTCAACCGGGACTCCAACATTTGTTAAAAGCGCCCCTTCCAAACAGCCCAAGATGAGTAAGCCTTATTCATATGCAGGCAGAAGCCACGTTCATCCTGAGAGAAGAGAAATGAACTTCAAAGGTTACCACAGAAAAATCGAGATTGAACAAGAAGTATTCAGAGATTTACAGGAATTTCAGTCAGATTCAAATGACATACCAAATGATTTGTCTACATTACTAAATACAGAAATTTCCAACACCATTGAAGACTCGACAGTTATAAAAGGAGTCTCTGCTCAGGACCCAGACAGAAATCAGGCAGCTATGATGACCACTGTATTCTCGAGCACCACAACTCCCGCTCCTCTGAGTATTCCCACAACGGCGCGAAAGAGAGTCTACAATTATCCCAAAAAGCCCAAAAAGGTTCTCCCTACAGTTAAGCCATATCCTTTATATGAATACGAGGGCGAACTGCCACCTACAGCAACAACGAATAACGTGACTGTAACATCCCCACCATCTCAAGACAAAAGTTTCCCAACCATGGCTTCTAACACACAAGGAAATGTAACAGATGCCGAGTCCTTTGGAAATGTAACGACAACAGCCGAGACTTTAGGTGATGTAAAAGAAAAAGTGCGTGAAAACCCGGATGTCCTTGACCCAGCATTTATTCCACCTAAGCTCCCATTTGGTCCATTCATTCCAAACCCGAAAGAATGGGAACCCGAAGAGAAGAAAGACATCTACCAGAATCGGGTGTATATCCCCAGCTTCAAGCCCACATATGTTCCGTTTGAGGAAACAGGAGTGAGAAAGAAACCCAGCGATTTCTTAATGAATGTGTTATCTCCACTTTTCGGAACTGGGAAAAAGACCATAAAAGCAGATGATAAGGAATTGCTGAAATTTGATAATGAACGGAGTTACAATGAAGAAATGTTTAACCGCGTCAGTGGCTCATATATGCCTAGCTTAACAACAAAAAGTCCGGAAGCGCCTCTGGAAGGATACCCGTACATTCCGGGCGTCCGTCAGGACAAGAACAGAATTTTCACGAGCAGTAAGCTTCATGGGGGATTTGCGTATATTGATAGAAATTATAACCGCTTAGAATCTTATCAGCTGAAGCTCCAAGGAACTGAAAAGTCCCCAAGGGATCAAAATCTCGTGATATTTGGTCACGTCGCAAATAACACTTTAATGGATACACTACGAAACTGCACACTTCATGTCACTCTGAATCTCACAGATCATTACAACATACATGACTTGATCACAGAGTCTAATAACCCCTTGCGTCAGCTCATCGTTTACATGAATCTCATCAGCGTCAGCTACGAGGGTTACCACTTAGTGCTTGAGAGAGCGAAACGCATATTGGATTATTTAGCAATCAATCGTGGGGGCCTGACTGTTTTCAGCGTCATCCCAACAGTAGCTGATTCAATAAACATGACAAGAAGCCAAGAAGTAAAAAATCAGCTGATCAATTTGAATGATGATGTTTTAGATTACTGCGCCCAGGCTTTTCCCGTCTGCTACGGCAGCACGAGCCTAACGGACGTTTTAGATAACTTGAAGCAAACTTACAAGAAAAGCAACCAATTTGACGTGTATAACTCCCGCGGTAGTGGACGGAAAGGTGCTTGTGACTCGAATGAGGTCTGTGGAACCGACACCCCTCCGGTTCCTGAAGATATCCAACTTCCGCCCAGCGACCAAGAGCAGTTGCGGGACCTTACCGGCGCAGTTTGTAACTCGACTTACCATATGATGGTGGAACTCTTGGTCAATTTACCTACTTATGACTATGAAGATTATGCCAGAGCAGTGGCCAATGTTAAAAAGGAGAGCATAAG aGTACGGGCGCAGACGGGTCTAGTCCTTCATGACATTCTGCCCCGAGATCTGAAACAGTACGACAAGAATCGGCCGCCGAAGTACGAGGGGCACGCGACGATCGTCTATTTCCACGTCACAGTTCTGTCGGTGGATTCCATCAACGAAGAGTCGATG ACCTACGTGGCAGATATCTTCTTAGCTCAGAGTTGGCGCGACCATCGCCTTCGACTTCCAGAGAACATGACGGAGGAATACCGCATCTTAGACGTCGAGTGGCTGCACAACATCTGGCGACCTGATTGCTTCTTCAAGAACGCCAAGAGGGTCACCTTCCACGAGATGTCCGTGCCCAACCACTACCTCTGGCTCTACCATGACAAGACTCTCCTTTACATGGCTAA gCTGACGCTGGTTTTGTCATGCGCAATGAAGTTCGAAGCATATCCACACGACACCCAGATATGCTCCATGATGATCGAAAGCT TGTCTCACACAACTCATGACCTGGTTTTCAAATGGAACGAGACGGATCCACTGGTTGTTAATCCCGATATCGAGTTGCCTCAGCTGGACATTTCCCGCAACAACACAGAAGATTGCACTCTCACTTACTCAACGG GTAACTTCACCTGCCTTGCAGTGGTGTTCAACCTACGACGTCGCTTGGGCTATCATCTCTTCCATACTTACGTTCCTTCTGCCATCACAGTCGTCATGTCTTGGATTTCCTTCTGGATTAAACCCGAAGCTATTCCTGCCAGGGTCACCCTTGGTGTCACCTCCTTACTAACTCTAG CCACTCAAAACCAGCAGTCCCAATCGTCTCTTCCGCCGGTGTCGTACATCAAAGCCATTGACGTCTGGATGTCTTCGTGTACGGTGTTCGTGTTCGCTTCCTTACTGCAGTTCGGTATCGTCAACTACTTCATGGAGGCGGAACCCCTCTCCAAGGACATGACGGGATACTCCGTGGAGGATCTCACGGACCTGGACGAGAAAAAG TCGGAGGACGGACGTCTCAACGGGTACTCCAGAAGCAGGAGTAGAAGTCGCATGAGGTCGAGGAGTCCGGGAGTGCCCCAATATGTCGTCCATCGGTGTACGGGCAAAGACATCGCTCTGTACATAGATAAGTTCTCCAGGTTGTTCTTCCCATTTGCGTTTTTCATTCTTAACGTTTCCTACTGGACCACTTACGGCACAATGTAA
- the LOC135198176 gene encoding protein charybde-like isoform X3: MLLAKHIWRLLKKAKHRLYQMPGCEGGAGGVSVLVPADFLNRLSRDVVRMTEGEKHGVRGCTLHIDYVDGQEVTKIGKIKCDPHLPSSSLLHLTLTRSTEGPRNTNPLLRILGYGNDNVIYISPGYTLEKKRVRENN; encoded by the exons ATGCTGTTGGCCAAACACATCTGGAGGCTACTGAAGAAAGCCAAACACAGGCTGTATCAG ATGCCAGGCTGCGAGGGAGGAGCCGGAGGCGTCTCGGTGCTCGTACCTGCAGACTTCCTCAACAGACTTTCGCGTGATGTGGTCAGGATGACGGAGGGAGAAAAACATGGAGTAAG AGGCTGCACCTTACACATCGATTACGTCGACGGCCAAGAGGTGACTAAGATCGGGAAGATCAAATGCGATCCCCATTTGCCGTCTTCGTCCTTGCTGCACCTGACACTGACGAGATCAACAGAGGGGCCGAGGAACACCAACCCACTCTTGAG GATCTTAGGCTATGGCAACGACAACGTCATTTACATCAGTCCCGGTTACACGCTGGaaaagaagagagtgagagagaacaaCTAA
- the LOC135198176 gene encoding protein charybde-like isoform X2 — translation MVTLKGNLRDFYDFREVEDETAAMLLAKHIWRLLKKAKHRLYQMPGCEGGAGGVSVLVPADFLNRLSRDVVRMTEGEKHGVRGCTLHIDYVDGQEVTKIGKIKCDPHLPSSSLLHLTLTRSTEGPRNTNPLLRILGYGNDNVIYISPGYTLEKKRVRENN, via the exons ATTTCTACGATTTCCGTGAGGTGGAGGACGAGACGGCTGCTATGCTGTTGGCCAAACACATCTGGAGGCTACTGAAGAAAGCCAAACACAGGCTGTATCAG ATGCCAGGCTGCGAGGGAGGAGCCGGAGGCGTCTCGGTGCTCGTACCTGCAGACTTCCTCAACAGACTTTCGCGTGATGTGGTCAGGATGACGGAGGGAGAAAAACATGGAGTAAG AGGCTGCACCTTACACATCGATTACGTCGACGGCCAAGAGGTGACTAAGATCGGGAAGATCAAATGCGATCCCCATTTGCCGTCTTCGTCCTTGCTGCACCTGACACTGACGAGATCAACAGAGGGGCCGAGGAACACCAACCCACTCTTGAG GATCTTAGGCTATGGCAACGACAACGTCATTTACATCAGTCCCGGTTACACGCTGGaaaagaagagagtgagagagaacaaCTAA